One stretch of Pseudomonas fluorescens Q2-87 DNA includes these proteins:
- a CDS encoding putative 2-dehydropantoate 2-reductase produces MSTTWHVLGAGSLGTLWAARLARAGLPVRLVLRNEERLQAYRAAGGLTLVEQGQAQCYPVPGETAHSPEPIKRLLLACKAYDAVAAVSSVAHRLSADSELILLQNGLGSQDAVAQCAPLARCISASSTEGAFRDGDWRVVFAGHGFTWLGDPAHPVAPFWLDDLAIAGIPHEWSADILTRLWRKLALNCAINPLTVLHHCNNGGLQAHRCEVATLCAELTDLLERCGQPSAAEDLQPEVERVIQATAANYSSMYQDVSHRRRTEISYLLGHACKAARRHELAVPHLEQVRQRLIAHLENLGLPSD; encoded by the coding sequence ATGTCTACGACCTGGCATGTCCTGGGGGCCGGCAGCCTCGGCACGTTGTGGGCCGCACGCCTGGCCCGGGCCGGTTTACCGGTGCGCCTGGTGCTGCGCAACGAGGAGCGCCTACAGGCCTATCGAGCCGCCGGCGGATTGACCCTGGTGGAACAGGGCCAGGCGCAATGCTACCCGGTACCTGGCGAAACGGCCCACAGCCCGGAACCGATCAAGCGCCTGCTACTGGCGTGCAAAGCCTACGACGCGGTGGCGGCGGTCAGTTCGGTGGCCCATCGACTGAGCGCCGATTCGGAGCTGATCCTGTTGCAGAACGGTCTCGGCAGCCAGGACGCCGTGGCCCAGTGCGCGCCCCTGGCCCGCTGCATCAGCGCCTCGAGCACTGAAGGTGCGTTCCGCGACGGTGATTGGCGCGTGGTGTTCGCCGGCCATGGCTTTACCTGGCTCGGCGACCCCGCCCATCCGGTGGCGCCGTTCTGGCTGGACGACCTGGCCATCGCCGGCATCCCTCATGAATGGAGCGCCGATATCCTCACCCGTCTCTGGCGAAAGCTGGCGCTCAACTGTGCGATCAATCCCCTGACCGTACTGCACCATTGCAACAACGGCGGCTTGCAGGCACATCGCTGCGAAGTGGCTACTTTGTGCGCAGAACTCACCGACCTGCTCGAACGCTGCGGTCAACCCTCGGCGGCCGAAGATCTACAACCCGAAGTGGAGCGGGTGATCCAGGCCACCGCCGCCAATTACTCCTCGATGTACCAGGATGTCAGCCATCGGCGCCGTACCGAGATCAGCTACCTGCTCGGCCATGCCTGCAAGGCCGCGAGACGACATGAGCTGGCGGTGCCACACTTGGAACAAGTGCGACAGCGACTGATCGCCCACCTGGAAAACCTTGGATTGCCCAGCGACTGA
- a CDS encoding YajQ family cyclic di-GMP-binding protein: MPSFDVVSELDKHEVTNAVENAVKELDRRYDLKGKGSFEFKELTVNLTAEAEFQLEAMIEILKLALVKRKIDVQCLEVKDAYASGKLMKQEAVLKEGIDKELAKKIVAHIKDAKLKVQAAIQGEQVRVTGKKRDDLQEAIAALRGKEFGMPLQFNNFRD; encoded by the coding sequence ATGCCGTCATTCGACGTGGTATCCGAACTGGACAAGCACGAAGTCACCAACGCGGTTGAAAATGCCGTCAAGGAACTCGACCGTCGTTATGACCTCAAGGGCAAGGGCAGTTTCGAGTTCAAGGAACTGACCGTCAACCTGACCGCCGAGGCCGAGTTCCAGCTCGAGGCGATGATCGAGATCCTCAAGTTGGCGCTGGTCAAGCGCAAGATCGACGTGCAGTGCCTCGAGGTCAAGGACGCTTATGCCTCGGGCAAGCTGATGAAGCAGGAAGCTGTGCTCAAGGAAGGCATCGATAAGGAACTGGCTAAGAAAATCGTCGCTCACATCAAGGACGCCAAGCTCAAGGTGCAGGCTGCCATCCAGGGCGAACAGGTGCGAGTCACTGGCAAGAAGCGTGACGACCTGCAGGAAGCCATCGCGGCGCTGCGGGGCAAGGAATTCGGCATGCCGCTGCAGTTCAATAACTTCCGCGACTGA
- a CDS encoding mechanosensitive ion channel family protein, with protein MDLNAEVDNLVKVSQAWIPMIMEYGSRVLLAIITLAVGWWLINKVTQKLGALLALRNADLALQGFISTLANIILKILLIVSVASMIGVETTSFVAAIGAAGLAIGLALQGSLANFAGGVLILLFRPFRIGDWIEAQGVAGTVDSIQIFHTVLRTGDNKTVIVPNGNLSNGIITNTNRQPTRKVVFDVGVDYQADLQKAREVLLALAKDERVLADPAPEAVISTLGDSSITVSLRIWVKTADYWSVMFMLNEQARDRLKDAGIDIPFPQRVIRVVQESTLA; from the coding sequence ATGGACTTGAATGCTGAAGTGGACAACCTGGTCAAGGTTTCCCAAGCCTGGATCCCGATGATTATGGAATACGGCAGCCGGGTGCTGCTGGCGATCATCACCCTGGCCGTCGGCTGGTGGTTGATCAACAAGGTGACGCAGAAACTGGGCGCTTTGCTGGCCCTGCGCAATGCTGACCTCGCGTTGCAGGGGTTTATCAGTACTCTGGCGAACATCATTCTGAAAATACTGCTGATCGTCAGCGTCGCGTCGATGATCGGTGTGGAAACCACCTCGTTCGTTGCCGCCATCGGTGCAGCAGGCCTGGCAATTGGCCTGGCATTGCAGGGCAGTCTGGCGAACTTCGCTGGCGGCGTGCTGATCCTGCTGTTCCGCCCGTTTCGCATCGGTGACTGGATCGAAGCCCAAGGCGTAGCCGGTACGGTCGATAGCATCCAGATCTTTCACACGGTGTTGCGTACCGGTGACAACAAGACCGTCATCGTGCCCAACGGCAACCTGTCGAACGGCATCATCACCAACACCAATCGCCAACCGACTCGCAAGGTCGTGTTCGATGTGGGCGTGGATTATCAGGCCGACCTGCAAAAGGCCCGGGAAGTACTGTTGGCGCTGGCCAAGGATGAGCGCGTGCTGGCCGATCCGGCACCTGAGGCGGTGATTTCCACCTTGGGCGACAGTTCCATCACGGTGTCGCTGCGTATTTGGGTCAAGACGGCGGACTACTGGAGTGTCATGTTCATGCTGAATGAACAGGCGCGGGATCGTTTGAAGGATGCGGGCATCGATATCCCGTTTCCACAGCGAGTGATTCGGGTGGTTCAGGAATCTACGTTGGCTTAA
- a CDS encoding OprD family porin, whose product MRVMKWSMIALAVAAAASTQMATAAPFVSDQAEAKGFVEDASAKLLLRNYYFNRDRKDGATDQKDWTQGIWGNFNSGYTQGTVGVGVDAFGYLAVKLDGGDGTGGTGNMSRDADGDVNDSQGKAGAAIKFRVSKTELKIGDQQPSTAPVFAVGGSRVLPQSASGFQLQSSEVKDLDLEAGHFYSATSQDRNARNGGLFATYAGVEANTIDYAGGKYAFSDNLSASIYGAQLEDIWNQYYGNLNYTIPMGGDQSLNLDGNIYRTTDTGSSKAGDISNTAFSLAAAFSFLKAHTITVAFQKINGDTPFDYIGVGTNNRGGDSIFLANSIQYSDFNAPGEKSAQIRYDLKMAEYGVPGLSFMTRYVKGWDIDGTNTPAGSPYAGLYGEDGKHNETNFEAKYVVQSGPAKDLSFRVRQAWHYANADEGEGDIKEFRLIVDYPISVL is encoded by the coding sequence ATGCGCGTGATGAAGTGGAGCATGATCGCACTGGCCGTTGCTGCAGCAGCCAGTACTCAAATGGCTACGGCCGCACCTTTCGTAAGTGACCAGGCTGAAGCCAAAGGTTTCGTTGAAGATGCCAGCGCTAAACTGCTGCTGCGCAACTACTACTTCAACCGTGACCGCAAAGACGGCGCTACCGATCAGAAAGACTGGACCCAGGGTATCTGGGGCAACTTCAACTCCGGTTACACCCAAGGTACCGTAGGCGTCGGCGTCGATGCATTCGGTTACCTGGCAGTCAAGCTGGATGGCGGTGACGGTACTGGCGGCACTGGCAACATGAGCCGCGATGCCGATGGCGACGTCAACGACAGCCAAGGCAAGGCCGGTGCGGCAATCAAGTTCCGCGTATCCAAGACCGAGCTGAAAATCGGCGACCAACAGCCAAGCACTGCTCCAGTGTTCGCTGTAGGTGGTTCCCGCGTCCTGCCTCAATCTGCCAGCGGTTTCCAACTGCAGAGCAGCGAAGTCAAAGACCTTGACCTCGAAGCCGGCCACTTCTACTCGGCAACCAGCCAGGACCGCAACGCTCGCAATGGCGGCCTGTTTGCAACCTACGCTGGTGTAGAAGCCAACACCATCGACTACGCTGGCGGCAAATATGCATTCAGCGACAACCTGAGCGCATCGATCTATGGCGCCCAGTTGGAAGACATCTGGAACCAGTACTACGGCAACCTGAACTACACCATCCCAATGGGTGGCGATCAGTCGTTGAACCTGGACGGTAACATCTACCGCACCACTGACACCGGCAGCTCCAAGGCCGGCGACATCAGCAACACCGCGTTCTCCCTGGCAGCTGCTTTCTCGTTCCTGAAAGCGCACACCATCACCGTAGCCTTCCAGAAAATCAACGGCGACACGCCGTTCGACTACATCGGCGTGGGCACGAACAACCGTGGTGGCGACTCGATCTTCCTCGCCAACTCCATCCAGTACTCTGACTTCAACGCCCCTGGCGAGAAGTCTGCCCAGATCCGTTACGATCTGAAAATGGCTGAGTATGGCGTTCCTGGTCTGAGCTTCATGACCCGTTACGTCAAAGGTTGGGACATCGACGGCACCAACACTCCAGCAGGCAGCCCTTACGCTGGTCTGTACGGTGAAGATGGCAAGCACAACGAAACCAACTTCGAAGCCAAATATGTTGTTCAGTCTGGCCCGGCAAAAGATCTTTCCTTCCGTGTTCGTCAAGCCTGGCACTACGCTAACGCTGATGAAGGCGAAGGCGATATCAAAGAGTTCCGCCTGATCGTCGACTACCCGATTTCGGTTCTGTAA
- a CDS encoding HIT domain-containing protein, giving the protein MFALDPRLQQDTLPIGDFPLCRLLLSNDSNYPWFILVPRREDISELFQLDDAGQLQLWRETTTLAETLKDSFDADKLNVATLGNVVSQLHMHVIVRKHDDAAWPAPVWGKHPARPYNEEQVAAIRERLRRVLADDFKFLEG; this is encoded by the coding sequence GTGTTTGCCTTAGATCCACGACTGCAACAAGACACATTGCCTATCGGCGATTTCCCACTGTGCCGGCTGCTGCTGTCCAATGATTCCAATTACCCGTGGTTCATCCTCGTGCCGCGGCGGGAAGATATCAGCGAATTGTTTCAGTTGGATGACGCTGGTCAATTGCAGCTGTGGCGGGAAACCACGACGTTGGCCGAGACCCTCAAGGATTCGTTCGATGCCGATAAACTGAACGTTGCAACCTTGGGTAACGTTGTCAGTCAGTTACACATGCATGTCATCGTTCGCAAGCATGACGATGCCGCCTGGCCGGCGCCGGTCTGGGGCAAACATCCGGCCCGGCCTTATAATGAAGAACAGGTCGCAGCCATTCGCGAACGGTTGCGCAGGGTCCTGGCCGATGATTTCAAGTTTCTGGAGGGCTGA
- a CDS encoding SlyX family protein has protein sequence MNLEQRVTDLESRLAFQDDTIQALNDVLVEQQRVVERLQLQMAALLKRQEDMAGQFEAFEEEAPPPHY, from the coding sequence ATGAACCTTGAACAGCGAGTAACCGATCTGGAAAGCCGCCTGGCATTTCAGGATGACACCATCCAGGCATTGAATGACGTACTGGTGGAGCAGCAGCGGGTCGTCGAGCGTTTGCAGCTGCAGATGGCGGCGTTGCTCAAGCGTCAGGAGGACATGGCGGGGCAATTCGAGGCTTTTGAAGAAGAGGCACCGCCCCCTCATTATTGA
- a CDS encoding cold-shock protein translates to MLKIVHLLMGAAALLLSFIPSLGSEATPYLQHPDALYLAFFGLLNLTLAPVIPYWNKGPRHQLQNLVSVLLVLAVALQTLALLAPMPEIGGQPAILFSLGAALLAVALHLAVSFYKKSSPAAATQNYDMSNRDTGTVKWFNTSKGFGFISRDSGDDIFVHFRAIRGEGHRVLVEGQRVEFSVMNRDKGLQAEDVIAALPRR, encoded by the coding sequence ATGTTGAAAATCGTCCACTTGCTAATGGGCGCAGCTGCCCTGCTGCTGTCCTTCATCCCTAGCCTGGGTTCCGAAGCCACACCTTACCTGCAACACCCCGATGCGCTGTACCTGGCCTTTTTCGGCCTGCTCAACCTGACCCTCGCCCCTGTTATCCCTTACTGGAACAAAGGTCCTCGTCATCAACTGCAAAACCTCGTCAGCGTCTTGCTGGTACTGGCCGTTGCCCTGCAAACTTTGGCGCTGCTGGCACCCATGCCGGAAATCGGCGGCCAACCGGCCATTCTGTTCAGCCTGGGCGCGGCACTGCTGGCCGTCGCTCTGCACCTGGCCGTGAGCTTCTACAAGAAGTCGTCGCCAGCCGCTGCGACGCAGAACTACGACATGTCCAACCGCGATACCGGCACGGTGAAGTGGTTCAACACGTCCAAGGGGTTCGGTTTCATCTCCCGCGATTCCGGCGATGACATTTTCGTGCACTTCCGGGCGATTCGTGGCGAAGGCCACCGCGTCCTGGTGGAAGGCCAGCGCGTGGAATTCTCCGTCATGAACCGCGACAAAGGTTTGCAAGCCGAAGACGTGATCGCCGCGCTGCCGCGTCGCTGA
- a CDS encoding Dps family protein, translating into MAIDIGISEEDRKSIVDGLSRLLSDTYVLYLKTHNFHWNVTGPMFRTLHLMFEEQYNELALAVDSIAERIRALGFPAPGAYSVYARLSSIKEEEGVPGAEDMIRQLVEGQEAVTRTARGIFPLLDKVSDEPTADLLTQRMQVHEKTAWMLRSLLENQ; encoded by the coding sequence ATGGCTATTGATATCGGAATCAGTGAAGAGGATCGCAAATCCATTGTTGACGGGCTTTCGCGCCTGCTCTCGGACACCTATGTGCTGTACCTCAAGACCCATAACTTCCACTGGAACGTTACCGGCCCGATGTTCCGGACGCTGCACTTGATGTTCGAGGAGCAGTACAACGAGCTGGCGCTGGCGGTCGATTCAATTGCCGAGCGGATTCGCGCCCTCGGCTTCCCGGCTCCCGGTGCCTATTCGGTGTACGCGCGCCTTTCTTCTATTAAGGAGGAGGAGGGCGTGCCGGGCGCGGAAGACATGATCCGGCAGCTGGTCGAAGGCCAGGAGGCGGTGACACGTACCGCTCGCGGCATCTTTCCTTTATTGGACAAGGTCAGCGATGAGCCCACAGCCGATTTGCTGACCCAGCGTATGCAGGTTCACGAAAAGACCGCCTGGATGCTGCGCTCGCTCCTGGAAAACCAGTAA
- a CDS encoding ribbon-helix-helix domain-containing protein: MIQGKESGEAVRGRLPLIHVDPFVRGFDMQLARPLARSIRLNGFATCLRLEQVYWDILRDMALLNSCSISTLLSHVDREVHLRHGGVRNFSGLVRVVCVVHSLKETGVAAVEPSSAGRVPEPCR, translated from the coding sequence ATGATCCAAGGAAAAGAATCCGGCGAAGCGGTGCGTGGGCGCTTGCCGCTCATACACGTCGATCCGTTCGTCAGGGGGTTCGACATGCAGCTGGCCCGGCCCCTGGCTCGTTCCATCCGCCTGAACGGGTTCGCTACTTGTCTGCGGCTGGAGCAGGTCTATTGGGATATTCTCAGGGACATGGCCCTGCTCAACAGCTGCTCCATCAGCACCTTACTGTCCCATGTGGACCGGGAGGTGCACCTGCGTCATGGCGGCGTACGCAATTTCAGCGGCCTGGTGCGAGTGGTCTGTGTGGTGCACAGCTTGAAGGAAACCGGGGTCGCGGCTGTAGAGCCTTCCTCGGCAGGGCGAGTCCCTGAGCCCTGTCGATGA
- a CDS encoding FmdB family zinc ribbon protein — translation MPMYDYQCASCGHQMEAIQKISAAPLVDCPACQAPELKKMLSMPGFRLGGTGWYETDFKTGAKKNLAGGDKAD, via the coding sequence ATGCCGATGTACGACTATCAATGTGCTTCCTGTGGTCATCAGATGGAAGCCATTCAAAAGATCAGCGCGGCACCGCTGGTCGATTGCCCTGCCTGCCAGGCGCCGGAACTGAAAAAGATGCTGTCCATGCCTGGTTTCCGCCTCGGCGGCACGGGCTGGTATGAAACCGACTTCAAGACCGGTGCCAAGAAAAACCTGGCCGGTGGCGACAAAGCTGACTGA
- the aspS gene encoding aspartate--tRNA ligase, producing the protein MMRSHYCGQLNESLEGQEITLCGWVHRRRDHGGVIFLDIRDREGLAQVVFDPDRAETFATADRVRSEYVVKITGKVRLRPAGAGNANMASGMIEVLGYELEVLNESETPPFPLNEYSDVGEETRLRYRFIDLRRPEMAEKLRLRSRMTTSIRRYLDENGFLDVETPILTRATPEGARDYLVPSRTHPGSFFALPQSPQLFKQLLMVAGFDRYYQIAKCFRDEDLRADRQPEFTQIDIETSFLDEKDIMGLTEGMIRNLFKEVLGLEFGEFPHMTFEEAMRRYGSDKPDLRNPLELVDVADQLTEVEFKVFSGPANDPKCRIAALRVPGGASMPRKQIDDYTKFVGIYGAKGLAYIKVNERAAGIDGLQSPIVKNIPEANLNVILDRVGAVDGDIVFFGADKAKIVSEALGALRIKLGHDLKLLTCEWAPMWVVDFPMFEENDDGSFSALHHPFTAPKCSPQELEANPATALSRAYDMVLNGTELGGGSIRIHRKEMQQAVFRLLGINEAEQEEKFGFLLDALKYGAPPHGGLAFGLDRLVMLMTGAQSIREVIAFPKTQSAADVMTQAPGVVDAKALRELHIRLREQPKAE; encoded by the coding sequence ATGATGCGCAGCCATTATTGCGGCCAACTGAACGAAAGCCTGGAAGGTCAGGAAATTACTCTTTGCGGATGGGTCCATCGTCGCCGTGACCATGGCGGGGTGATTTTCCTCGATATCCGTGATCGGGAAGGCCTGGCCCAAGTGGTGTTCGATCCGGACCGCGCGGAAACTTTCGCCACCGCCGACCGCGTGCGCAGCGAATACGTGGTCAAGATCACTGGCAAGGTGCGCCTGCGTCCAGCCGGTGCCGGCAACGCCAACATGGCCTCCGGCATGATCGAGGTGCTGGGTTACGAGCTGGAGGTTCTGAACGAATCGGAAACCCCGCCGTTCCCGCTCAACGAATACTCCGATGTCGGCGAAGAAACCCGCCTGCGCTATCGCTTCATCGATCTGCGTCGCCCGGAAATGGCCGAGAAGCTGCGTCTGCGTTCGCGCATGACCACCAGTATCCGTCGTTACCTGGACGAGAACGGCTTCCTCGACGTCGAGACGCCGATCCTGACCCGCGCCACCCCGGAAGGCGCCCGCGACTACCTGGTGCCGAGCCGTACCCACCCCGGCAGCTTCTTCGCCTTGCCGCAATCGCCTCAGCTGTTCAAACAACTGCTGATGGTGGCCGGGTTCGACCGTTACTACCAGATCGCCAAATGCTTCCGCGACGAAGACCTGCGTGCCGACCGTCAGCCTGAGTTCACTCAGATCGACATCGAGACCAGCTTCCTCGACGAAAAAGACATCATGGGCCTGACCGAAGGCATGATCCGCAACCTGTTCAAGGAAGTGCTGGGCCTGGAATTCGGCGAATTCCCCCACATGACTTTCGAAGAGGCGATGCGCCGCTACGGTTCCGATAAGCCAGACCTGCGTAACCCGCTGGAACTGGTCGACGTGGCCGACCAGCTTACAGAAGTTGAATTCAAGGTATTCAGCGGCCCGGCCAACGACCCGAAATGCCGCATTGCGGCCCTGCGTGTTCCAGGCGGCGCCAGCATGCCGCGCAAGCAGATCGACGATTACACCAAGTTTGTCGGCATCTACGGTGCCAAGGGCCTGGCGTACATCAAGGTCAACGAGCGCGCCGCGGGCATTGACGGCCTGCAATCGCCGATCGTGAAAAACATCCCGGAGGCCAACCTCAACGTAATCCTCGACCGCGTTGGCGCGGTTGATGGCGATATCGTGTTTTTCGGCGCCGACAAGGCCAAGATCGTCAGCGAAGCCTTGGGCGCGCTGCGCATCAAGCTGGGTCATGACCTGAAGCTGTTGACGTGCGAATGGGCACCGATGTGGGTCGTGGACTTCCCGATGTTCGAAGAAAACGACGACGGCAGCTTCTCCGCGTTGCACCACCCGTTCACCGCGCCGAAGTGCTCGCCGCAAGAGCTGGAGGCCAACCCGGCCACCGCCCTGTCCCGTGCCTATGACATGGTTCTTAACGGCACCGAGCTGGGTGGCGGTTCGATCCGTATCCACCGCAAGGAAATGCAACAGGCAGTGTTCCGCCTGCTGGGCATCAACGAAGCCGAGCAGGAAGAGAAGTTCGGCTTCCTGCTCGATGCCCTGAAATACGGTGCGCCGCCCCACGGTGGCTTGGCCTTCGGCCTGGATCGACTGGTCATGCTGATGACTGGTGCCCAATCGATCCGGGAAGTGATCGCGTTCCCGAAAACCCAGAGCGCGGCCGATGTCATGACCCAGGCTCCGGGTGTCGTGGATGCCAAAGCCCTGCGTGAGCTGCACATCCGTCTGCGTGAACAGCCCAAGGCTGAGTAA
- a CDS encoding YebC/PmpR family DNA-binding transcriptional regulator, translating into MAGHSKWANIKHRKERQDAKRGKIFTKWIRELTVAARQGGGDPGSNPRLRLALDKALSANMSRDIIDRAVARGAGATEADNVEELTYEGYGPGGVAVMVECMTDNRNRTAAAVRHAFSKCGGNLGTDGSVAYLFERKGQISFAPGLDEDALTEAALEADADDVIGHDDGSFEVFTSFASFYAVRNALEAAGFKPADAEIVMQPTTSAELDLEGAEKVLKLIDMLEDLDDVQNVYSNADIPESVAEQLG; encoded by the coding sequence ATGGCAGGTCATTCCAAGTGGGCGAACATCAAGCACCGCAAAGAACGTCAGGATGCCAAGAGAGGCAAGATCTTCACCAAGTGGATCCGTGAGCTGACGGTCGCGGCACGTCAGGGTGGCGGTGATCCGGGTTCCAACCCGCGCTTGCGCCTGGCCCTGGACAAGGCGTTGAGTGCCAACATGAGCCGCGACATCATCGACCGGGCCGTCGCCCGTGGCGCGGGTGCGACCGAGGCCGATAACGTCGAAGAGCTGACCTACGAAGGTTACGGTCCGGGCGGTGTGGCAGTGATGGTCGAGTGCATGACCGACAACCGCAACCGCACCGCGGCAGCCGTGCGTCACGCCTTCAGCAAGTGCGGCGGCAACTTGGGCACCGACGGTTCGGTGGCCTATTTGTTCGAGCGCAAGGGGCAGATCAGCTTCGCGCCGGGCCTCGATGAGGACGCCCTGACGGAGGCGGCCCTGGAAGCCGACGCCGACGATGTGATCGGTCATGACGACGGCTCGTTCGAGGTGTTCACCTCGTTCGCCAGCTTCTACGCCGTGCGCAACGCCCTGGAGGCGGCCGGTTTCAAGCCCGCCGATGCGGAAATCGTCATGCAGCCGACCACCAGCGCCGAACTGGACCTGGAAGGCGCCGAGAAGGTGCTCAAGCTGATCGACATGCTCGAAGACCTGGACGACGTGCAAAACGTTTATTCCAATGCCGATATCCCGGAGTCGGTGGCTGAGCAGCTAGGCTGA
- the ruvC gene encoding crossover junction endodeoxyribonuclease RuvC, whose amino-acid sequence MTLILGIDPGSRITGYGVVRDTGRGCVYVASGCIRTGAGELHERLQIVYRGVREVIQTYGPVTMGIEKVFMARNADSALKLGQARGAAIVAGAEENLEIAEYSATQVKQAVVGTGAANKEQVQMMVMHLLKLVSKPQIDASDALAIAICHAHTRSSLLPHGLGTARSRGGRLRL is encoded by the coding sequence ATGACTCTAATCCTTGGCATCGACCCCGGTTCGCGCATCACCGGCTACGGCGTGGTTCGTGATACCGGGCGCGGCTGCGTGTACGTTGCGTCAGGCTGCATCCGCACCGGTGCCGGCGAGCTGCATGAGCGCCTGCAGATTGTTTATCGCGGCGTGCGTGAGGTCATCCAGACCTACGGTCCGGTCACTATGGGCATCGAAAAGGTCTTCATGGCGCGCAATGCCGATTCTGCCCTGAAACTGGGGCAGGCCCGGGGCGCGGCGATCGTTGCCGGCGCCGAGGAAAACCTGGAGATCGCCGAGTACAGCGCGACCCAGGTCAAGCAGGCGGTCGTCGGAACCGGGGCGGCAAACAAGGAACAGGTACAGATGATGGTGATGCACCTGTTGAAGCTGGTCAGCAAACCGCAGATCGACGCCTCCGACGCCCTGGCTATCGCCATTTGCCACGCCCATACCCGTTCCAGTCTGTTGCCCCATGGCTTGGGAACCGCACGCAGTCGTGGCGGGCGCCTGCGTCTCTGA
- the ruvA gene encoding Holliday junction branch migration protein RuvA, producing the protein MIGRLRGTLAEKQPPHLILDVNGLGYELEVPMTTLYRLPSVGEPLTLHTHLVVREDAQLLYGFVGKRERDFFRELIRLNGVGPKLALALMSSLEVDELVRCVQSQDTSALTKVPGVGKKTAERLLVELKDRFKTWEAVPAMFALVPNQPDAPAPAVSAENDAVTALISLGYKPQEASKAISAIKEKGLSTEDMIRRALKGMI; encoded by the coding sequence GTGATTGGACGCTTGCGCGGCACCCTGGCTGAAAAACAGCCGCCGCACCTGATTCTGGATGTGAACGGGCTCGGCTATGAGCTGGAAGTGCCCATGACCACCCTGTATCGCCTGCCGTCGGTCGGCGAGCCGCTGACACTGCATACCCATTTGGTCGTACGCGAAGATGCGCAGTTACTCTATGGTTTCGTCGGCAAGCGCGAGCGAGACTTTTTCCGCGAGTTGATCCGTCTCAATGGTGTCGGTCCGAAATTGGCCCTGGCCTTGATGTCGAGCCTGGAAGTCGATGAGCTGGTGCGCTGCGTGCAATCCCAGGACACCTCGGCCCTGACCAAGGTGCCGGGTGTCGGCAAGAAAACCGCCGAGCGCCTGCTGGTCGAGCTCAAGGATCGCTTCAAGACCTGGGAAGCGGTGCCGGCGATGTTCGCTCTGGTGCCGAACCAGCCGGATGCGCCTGCGCCAGCGGTCAGCGCCGAGAACGATGCAGTCACCGCGCTCATCTCCCTGGGCTACAAGCCGCAGGAAGCCAGCAAGGCGATTTCCGCTATCAAGGAAAAAGGCCTGAGCACTGAAGACATGATTCGTCGTGCCCTGAAGGGAATGATTTAA